In Juglans microcarpa x Juglans regia isolate MS1-56 chromosome 8D, Jm3101_v1.0, whole genome shotgun sequence, the following are encoded in one genomic region:
- the LOC121242210 gene encoding wall-associated receptor kinase 2-like — protein sequence MGVLSKLLQLISFNGVILLLIAMVAAAAAQAKPVCDNMCGGVEIPYPFGLSTSEECYLGKNFNISCNSSDHTPIIGNVRVTNISIKAHEMHVMARVAQACYHANGSLESNFPTWFSAGIFTISTTKNQFVVLGCDTTGIISGLRNGTHYSTGCISRCNNRSDAINRSCSGVGCCNIGFPDGLEYYEVDLSSFENNTNVRNFNPCSYAFVVQKEKFIFSTDYLQKRPRERRPIVLHWAIGNETCDEARRKPDFTCRDQNSECHDPKTRRGYQCKCKQGYQGNPYLPDGCKDIDECKDQTHKCSRVEGCVNTEGNYTCRCPKWYRGDGTKDAEGCAADFVLIIQIAIGVGVGFICMLVFTSWLYFIYKKRKIMKLREKFFQQNGGLILKQRLGRQLEGSTETIKIFTIEQLQKATKNYVICTLQPQYL from the exons ATGGGAGTACTCTCGAAGCTTTTGCAGTTAATCTCATTCAATGGAGTGATACTACTGTTAATTGCGATGGTGGCAGCAGCGGCAGCTCAAGCCAAGCCTGTCTGCGACAACATGTGTGGGGGTGTAGAAATTCCATATCCATTTGGCTTGAGTACTAGTGAAGAATGCTACTTGGGCAAGAACTTCAATATCAGTTGTAATAGCTCTGATCATACTCCAATTATAGGCAATGTCCGTGTCACAAACATATCCATTAAGGCGCATGAAATGCATGTCATGGCAAGAGTAGCCCAAGCCTGTTACCATGCGAATGGTTCCCTCGAATCCAATTTTCCAACCTGGTTCAGCGCAGGAATATTCACCATTTCTACAACAAAAAATCAGTTCGTTGTTCTTGGCTGTGACACTACGGGCATTATTAGTGGATTAAGAAACGGAACACACTACTCGACAGGGTGCATATCTCGATGTAATAACCGTAGCGATGCGATCAACAGATCTTGCTCTGGCGTTGGCTGTTGCAACATAGGGTTTCCAGATGGCTTAGAATATTATGAAGTGGATCTTTCAAGCTTTGAAAATAACACAAACGTAAGGAACTTCAATCCTTGCAGCTATGCTTTTGTtgtccaaaaagaaaaattcatcttCTCCACGGATTACCTTCAGAAACGGCCACGCGAAAGGCGTCCAATAGTGCTTCATTGGGCAATTGGGAATGAAACCTGCGACGAAGCTCGGAGAAAACCGGATTTCACATGTCGGGATCAGAATAGTGAATGCCATGATCCAAAAACCAGGCGGGGGTACCAATGCAAATGCAAGCAGGGTTACCAAGGGAACCCATACCTCCCTGACGGTTGCAAag ACATTGACGAATGTAAGGATCAAACTCATAAATGCAGCAGAGTGGAAGGCTGTGTCAACACAGAAGGCAACTATACATGTCGTTGCCCCAAGTGGTACCGTGGGGACGGAACAAAAGATGCCGAAGGCTGTGCTGCGGATTTCGTACTAATTATTCAGATTGCCATTG GTGTTGGAGTAGGCTTtatttgtatgcttgtgtttaCCTCTTGGTTGTACTTCATatacaagaaaagaaagataatgaaGCTTAGAGAAAAGTTCTTTCAACAAAATGGAGgcttgattttaaaacagcgGCTCGGTAGACAATTAGAAGGATCCACAGAAACAATCAAAATTTTTACCATTGAACAGCTACAGAAGGCTACCAAAAACTATGTTATATGCACTCTACAGCCTCAATACCTATAA